AGTGGAGATTAAGGGATTCTGGAAGTGCATTTTCTATTTTTGAGGGAGGGGGAGATATTTACCCCCTCTGTATATTTGGGTTTTCTAATGTAAACCTGCTGCGTTTTCAAGTAAGAATTGAGTGGGCAATTGGGAGATGGTCGAAGAGTTAATCTCGGGTTTTAGGATATTTTTTGGCAGTCTATTAAGGATATAAAAATCTAACAATTCTGCCATTCTTCTTGATACTAAATGTTGTTGTTTCAAAAAATTAAGTTCTATTGACCGCAAGGCATGAGCGGATATAATCTTCGATGAAAGACTTGGAATTCCTATGGAGGGTTGCAAAAGATTGGGGGGAAGGCAATGAAGCAGGCATTCTCATGGATGCTGGTCCTTTGCCTGGTTTTCAGCAGCGGATGTTCCCTGCTTTCCGGAAAAAATGCGGATCAGGCTGATGCGGATAAGGAATCGGATGGAGTGAAGGTGAAACAGGCGGCAACGGATGTGGAAGGAATGCTTCGGGAGGGGCCGGGCAAATATGCAGGAGGCAAGTACGACGAGGAAAAGGTGAAGGCAGAGCTGGACAAGCTGCCCGACAACCTGACAGCAGACGAGGCTTACAATCATCTCGTGGCCTTGCTGGCAGAGGATTATAAGCCGGAGCTCAAGGCCTTGGAAAATTTTGATCCGACGATCAAGACGAACATTAAAGAGCCGGGAGGCGTGAATGCGCCCGAGGGGGAGCTCCCCAAGCAGGTGAACGTGGAGATTCTCCTGGATGCCAGCGGGAGCATGGCCGGCCGGGTGAGCGGCGGGGTGAAGATGGACCTGGCCAAGGAGGCGATCCGCAATTTTGCCTCTAAACTGCCGGAGGGCGCCCAAGTGGCCTTGCGGGTCTATGGTCACAAGGGAAGCAATCAGGAGAAGGATAAGGAACTCTCCTGCAAGAGCACCGAGGTGGTTTATCCCCTGGGGGCCTATGACAAAGCATCCTTCCAGAAATCCCTGAACAAATTCCGTCCAACGGGCTGGACTCCCCTGGCTGCGGCAATCGAGCAGGCAAAGAATGATTTGAGCGAAAATACGGGAGAAAACGTGGAGAACATCATCTATGTGGTGAGCGACGGGATCGAGACCTGCGGCGGGGATCCGGTCAAGGCGGCGAAGGAGCTGCATGAGTCGGAGATCCAGGCGATCGTTAACATCATCGGCTTTGATGTGGACAATGAGGGTCAGCGGGCGTTGAAAAAGGTAGCGGAAGCCGGCGGGGGTAAATATACCACCGTAAACACGGGTGAGGACCTTAGAAAGCATTTGGAAGAGGAGTATAAGCGACTTGCTAAGGAATGGGAAATGTGGGGAATAAAGAGCTATTTAGAGACCACCAATATATGGGCAGAAAAATATGATGTAATAGATGAAGCTGATGTTTCTATGATAGATAAATGTACAAGAGAAAGATCTCGAATGCTTGAGGCGGAAGAATATCTTGCAGAAAAGGGGAAGCTTAAAGGAGAAAAAGATGAAAAATCATTGTATGACAAAATATGGGGTAGATGGAGGGTGTTAAATGACTACAGGAAGGAGAATTTTAGGGAAGTAAAAGATCGACTTAATCAAGCTAAAAATGAGGAGACACAAAGAGTAAGGGAGAAAGCTGAAGAAATGGAAGAAAAATATAAACAATAACAGAATGATAGAGATTTGGTGGTAGGGGGCCAATTTTTATTGAGATCTGTGTTGTAATTTGAAAA
The nucleotide sequence above comes from Planifilum fulgidum. Encoded proteins:
- a CDS encoding vWA domain-containing protein, whose protein sequence is MKQAFSWMLVLCLVFSSGCSLLSGKNADQADADKESDGVKVKQAATDVEGMLREGPGKYAGGKYDEEKVKAELDKLPDNLTADEAYNHLVALLAEDYKPELKALENFDPTIKTNIKEPGGVNAPEGELPKQVNVEILLDASGSMAGRVSGGVKMDLAKEAIRNFASKLPEGAQVALRVYGHKGSNQEKDKELSCKSTEVVYPLGAYDKASFQKSLNKFRPTGWTPLAAAIEQAKNDLSENTGENVENIIYVVSDGIETCGGDPVKAAKELHESEIQAIVNIIGFDVDNEGQRALKKVAEAGGGKYTTVNTGEDLRKHLEEEYKRLAKEWEMWGIKSYLETTNIWAEKYDVIDEADVSMIDKCTRERSRMLEAEEYLAEKGKLKGEKDEKSLYDKIWGRWRVLNDYRKENFREVKDRLNQAKNEETQRVREKAEEMEEKYKQ